One window of the Triticum dicoccoides isolate Atlit2015 ecotype Zavitan chromosome 3B, WEW_v2.0, whole genome shotgun sequence genome contains the following:
- the LOC119280346 gene encoding agamous-like MADS-box protein AGL61 — protein MAAPNRRIEQEDARHVCFSKRLLVFFSKATSLAFLTGAQVATLFFSPGGNVFSFGHLIVERFHPGEGVGADAREEGSVGEVKKLEQLHQEFDELRIKLVEVKKRTERKELVVWVDLNVHDMGDEDMSAFFAALMCRNLHPNQGFASEINRQKHMVMEVPLAEVVTDGMDMQEMPPPPGFAAGMDMEEMQMAIPQPPGLDDEMGMQMAIPQLLMAIPPSPEIPVGLETNAGFPFP, from the exons ATGGCAGCACCCAACCGGAGGATTGAGCAGGAGGATGCCCGGCACGTCTGCTTCTCCAAGCGCCTCCTGGTGTTCTTCAGCAAGGCCACCAGTCTGGCGTTCCTCACCGGTGCCCAGGTGGCCACCCTATTCTTCTCGCCCGGTGGCAACGTCTTCTCCTTCGGCCACCTTATCGTGGAACGCTTCCATCCGGGGGAGGGTGTGGGTGCTGACGCGAGGGAGGAGGGCTCTGTCGGCGAAGTTAAAAAGCTGGAGCAGCTCCACCAGGAGTTCGACGAGCTGCGCATCAAGCTGGTTGAGGTGAAGAAGCGCACCGAGCGCAAGGAGTTAGTGGTTTGGGTGGACCTGAACGTGCACGACATGGGCGACGAGGACATGTCGGCCTTCTTTGCCGCGCTGATGTGTAGAAATTTGCACCCCAACCAG GGGTTCGCGTCCGAGATTAATAGGCAGAAGCACATGGTGATGGAGGTGCCTCTAGCAGAGGTGGTCACCGACGGGATGGATATGCAGGAGATGCCTCCGCCGCCGGGGTTCGCCGCAGGCATGGATATGGAGGAGATGCAGATGGCGATTCCTCAGCCGCCAGGGTTGGACGATGAGATGGGGATGCAAATGGCGATACCGCAGTTGCTTATGGCGATTCCTCCGTCACCGGAGATCCCTGTCGGGTTGGAGACGAATGCCGGCTTCCCGTTCCCATAA